One window of the Archaeoglobus sulfaticallidus PM70-1 genome contains the following:
- a CDS encoding fumarylacetoacetate hydrolase family protein: MIAYGRFLFKGEINEGYFDVQNEVIIFDGERIPIKAVRFLPPVKPSKLICVGVNYRDHAEEFGKDVPDEPIIFMKPDTAVIGDGDAIILPNMSERVDYEGELAVVLAKKCKNVSYDDAKDYILGYTCFNDVTARDLQMKDGQWTRGKSFDTFAPLGPYVVSNLDPRNLEIKTYLNGRVVQASNTSNMVFDAFRLLEFVSSIMTLKRGDVIATGTPSGVGPLRDGDVVEVHIEGIGVLRNYAINMK, from the coding sequence ATGATCGCCTACGGAAGGTTCCTTTTCAAGGGAGAAATCAACGAAGGGTATTTCGATGTTCAAAACGAGGTAATAATCTTCGATGGGGAGAGAATTCCCATAAAAGCCGTCAGATTTCTTCCTCCGGTTAAACCATCAAAGCTCATTTGCGTCGGGGTTAACTACCGTGACCACGCAGAGGAGTTCGGAAAGGATGTTCCCGACGAGCCGATAATATTCATGAAGCCAGATACAGCAGTCATAGGCGATGGAGATGCGATTATACTCCCGAATATGTCGGAGAGAGTAGACTATGAAGGAGAGCTTGCAGTAGTTCTTGCAAAGAAGTGCAAAAATGTTTCGTATGATGATGCAAAAGATTACATCTTAGGCTACACATGCTTCAACGATGTTACGGCAAGAGACCTGCAGATGAAAGACGGGCAGTGGACAAGGGGCAAGTCTTTCGACACATTCGCCCCTCTCGGGCCATATGTTGTGAGTAACTTGGATCCAAGAAATTTAGAGATAAAAACATACCTCAACGGCAGGGTCGTTCAGGCATCCAATACATCCAACATGGTTTTCGATGCATTCAGACTTTTGGAGTTCGTTTCATCGATAATGACCCTCAAAAGAGGAGATGTTATCGCCACCGGAACTCCTTCAGGCGTTGGCCCGCTGAGAGATGGAGATGTTGTTGAGGTTCACATTGAGGGGATCGGAGTGTTGAGAAATTACGCGATAAATATGAAGTAA
- a CDS encoding 4Fe-4S binding protein gives MIAVLNCQGCGTCDRVCKTGAIIRNGAKVARIDHDKCLECYDCVEACPYGALIVMD, from the coding sequence ATGATTGCGGTTCTGAACTGTCAGGGATGCGGGACATGTGACAGGGTCTGCAAGACGGGAGCGATAATCAGGAACGGAGCAAAAGTTGCCAGAATTGATCATGACAAGTGCCTAGAGTGCTACGACTGTGTTGAAGCTTGCCCTTATGGTGCGCTGATTGTAATGGATTAG
- a CDS encoding DUF1648 domain-containing protein produces MNPAVNSNNLANPEPLSFKGRIMALSLLMLLITMWVLGIHAYLTLPDMVPTHFDAQGRPTSYGKKEVYLILPLAFSPLPAIFLVITRYRFTLINKYPYLINLPAFFANIHRIPSEQRGLWVNRYFDALLALGVTLSAYMLLLEWGIYEGALHGSLPSWFNLTAVITPFAVILIFLYYMRKLSREIEAAT; encoded by the coding sequence ATGAATCCAGCTGTGAACTCAAACAACCTTGCAAACCCAGAACCGCTATCCTTCAAAGGAAGAATTATGGCATTATCTCTCCTGATGCTCCTGATCACGATGTGGGTTCTGGGAATACACGCATACCTCACCCTTCCGGATATGGTTCCAACACACTTCGATGCTCAGGGGAGACCGACATCATACGGCAAAAAAGAGGTATATCTGATTCTGCCACTAGCATTCAGCCCACTTCCTGCAATCTTTCTGGTAATAACGAGGTACCGCTTCACGCTGATAAACAAATACCCATACCTCATAAACCTGCCAGCCTTCTTTGCGAACATCCACAGGATTCCTTCTGAGCAGAGAGGTCTATGGGTTAACAGATACTTCGATGCTCTGCTGGCTCTGGGAGTTACTCTATCAGCATACATGCTACTGCTTGAGTGGGGAATATATGAAGGGGCCTTGCATGGATCTCTACCCTCATGGTTCAATCTGACAGCCGTGATCACGCCCTTTGCAGTTATCCTGATTTTTCTGTACTACATGCGAAAGCTGTCCAGAGAGATCGAGGCTGCTACATAA
- the trxA gene encoding thioredoxin: MKNLNEENFYDEIKKKKLVVVDFWAEWCMPCRMLTPILEKVEKEYDGKVEFAKVNTDENPALASRFGIFSIPTVLMFYDGEIVNAFVGALPEGAVKHEIEKALKKVSA, translated from the coding sequence ATGAAAAATTTGAATGAGGAGAACTTTTACGATGAGATAAAGAAGAAAAAGCTCGTAGTTGTGGATTTCTGGGCTGAGTGGTGCATGCCCTGCAGGATGCTGACACCCATACTGGAGAAGGTGGAGAAAGAGTACGATGGAAAGGTTGAATTCGCAAAGGTTAACACCGATGAGAATCCAGCGTTAGCATCTCGATTTGGCATATTCAGCATCCCAACAGTGCTGATGTTCTACGATGGAGAGATCGTCAACGCCTTTGTTGGTGCGTTGCCTGAAGGGGCTGTGAAACATGAAATAGAGAAGGCACTTAAAAAAGTAAGTGCCTGA
- a CDS encoding tripartite tricarboxylate transporter permease, with protein sequence MDFLPLAVGILLGIVSGLLPGIHNNTFSALMISNIFILTEFFEPEEIALIIFANSITHTFLDILPTVFIGAPDEDTAVSILPAHAMLLDGRGFEAVSISAFSSLISYVLSIPVFFVLLNLSLKGILMELTAPFLILVVILLILSEREDRFAGSLNRVLRMSEALAIILLSGVIGYIAFKYSFLFEVRAGGNIFIPMMIGFFSIPVLIQSRKTSIPDQRIELAIPGRRVFHGCAGGFLVSMFPGVSSGIASVISSFSNRKEEEYITSVSSANTSNALLCYAIFFSMGFKRSGAVDAFSRIVSDLDYGEIRNLILLGAIVVVIAFFVTILLGYIFSRVLREVDTHNLSKLLIVFLVAYTYFMTGTYGILFLITSTIVGLLAAKLGVRRINCMGCVILPSILLRV encoded by the coding sequence ATGGATTTTCTGCCGCTGGCGGTAGGCATACTGCTTGGTATTGTGAGCGGTTTACTGCCGGGCATTCACAATAATACCTTCTCTGCACTGATGATCTCCAACATTTTCATTCTGACAGAATTTTTCGAGCCTGAAGAGATAGCGTTAATTATATTCGCGAATTCGATAACCCACACATTTTTAGATATTCTACCAACGGTGTTCATCGGGGCTCCTGATGAAGATACAGCAGTATCCATTCTCCCGGCACATGCGATGCTGCTCGATGGGAGGGGTTTTGAGGCTGTAAGCATTTCGGCTTTTTCGAGCCTGATATCCTATGTTTTATCGATTCCAGTATTTTTTGTCCTGCTTAATCTTAGTCTTAAGGGAATTTTGATGGAGTTAACAGCTCCATTCTTGATTCTGGTAGTGATTCTGCTCATTCTATCTGAAAGAGAGGATAGGTTTGCCGGATCGCTAAACAGGGTTCTCAGGATGTCTGAAGCTCTGGCTATTATTCTGCTTTCTGGAGTGATTGGGTATATCGCCTTTAAGTACTCCTTCCTCTTTGAGGTTAGGGCAGGAGGAAATATCTTCATACCAATGATGATCGGATTCTTTTCGATTCCGGTTCTGATCCAGAGCAGAAAGACATCTATCCCCGATCAGAGAATAGAGCTGGCAATTCCGGGGAGAAGAGTTTTTCATGGATGTGCTGGAGGATTTCTGGTATCGATGTTTCCGGGAGTCAGTTCCGGGATTGCGAGCGTGATTTCGTCATTCAGCAACAGAAAAGAGGAAGAGTATATAACTTCTGTTTCCTCAGCCAACACATCTAATGCCCTGCTCTGCTACGCAATCTTTTTCTCTATGGGATTTAAGAGAAGTGGAGCGGTTGATGCTTTTAGCAGAATCGTAAGCGATCTCGATTATGGCGAGATCAGGAATTTAATTCTTCTCGGAGCAATCGTTGTGGTGATAGCATTTTTCGTTACAATTCTGCTCGGGTACATATTTTCCAGGGTGTTGAGGGAGGTTGATACACACAATCTCTCAAAATTGCTCATAGTATTTCTTGTAGCCTACACATATTTCATGACTGGGACTTACGGAATCCTGTTTTTGATAACATCTACTATTGTTGGATTGCTTGCTGCGAAACTTGGGGTGAGAAGGATCAACTGCATGGGTTGTGTGATACTCCCAAGCATTTTGTTGAGAGTCTAA
- a CDS encoding DUF2202 domain-containing protein yields MKKFGKNIWIGLILIGMVLVLTSGCVQKTQETAPAETQTPTPVQTGMGNGIGVGHGVGQGQGAGQHGNSGMGNGNMGSMGSTIMANVETLPRQNLSQDEIDGIMYMREEEKLARDVYLALYDKWGLQIFSNIARSEQMHMDAVLALIKKYNLTDPAKDVGEFTNPHLQELYDNLVEQGSKSEVDALKVGALIEEVDIKDLKDWLAKNDNEDIELVYDNLMRGSENHLRAFTSVLKNYGVTYEPQVISEDEYQEIINAR; encoded by the coding sequence ATGAAGAAGTTTGGAAAAAACATCTGGATCGGGCTAATCTTAATCGGCATGGTTCTTGTATTAACAAGCGGATGCGTTCAGAAAACTCAGGAGACTGCACCTGCTGAAACTCAGACACCAACACCGGTTCAAACAGGCATGGGTAATGGAATTGGGGTTGGTCATGGAGTAGGACAAGGGCAGGGCGCTGGACAGCACGGGAACAGTGGCATGGGAAACGGTAACATGGGTAGCATGGGCAGTACAATAATGGCAAATGTTGAAACCCTTCCACGGCAGAACCTCAGCCAGGATGAAATCGATGGAATAATGTACATGCGTGAGGAGGAGAAACTGGCGAGGGATGTCTATCTGGCTCTCTATGACAAGTGGGGACTTCAGATCTTCAGCAACATTGCCAGAAGCGAGCAAATGCACATGGATGCCGTGTTAGCCCTAATCAAAAAGTACAACCTGACAGATCCGGCTAAGGATGTGGGTGAGTTCACCAATCCACATCTGCAGGAGCTTTACGACAACCTTGTGGAGCAGGGAAGCAAGTCAGAGGTTGATGCCCTGAAGGTTGGTGCCTTAATTGAAGAAGTTGACATAAAAGACCTCAAGGACTGGCTTGCAAAGAACGACAATGAGGATATCGAACTCGTCTATGATAACCTCATGAGAGGTTCTGAGAATCATCTGAGGGCTTTCACATCAGTTCTCAAGAACTATGGTGTCACCTACGAACCACAGGTGATAAGCGAGGATGAGTATCAGGAGATAATAAATGCGAGATAA
- a CDS encoding helix-turn-helix domain-containing protein: MKSIKEALTRLNCDNVLECLYGMNEADIIVFKTLVKLRGAKIDTLSKTLGRRENSVYKSLQKLMLAGIVTRDKKTINDGGYYYIYKPVDVEELAKEMIKLLDDWYRRMREVIDEFVALNRSAKEDQK; the protein is encoded by the coding sequence ATGAAGTCGATAAAAGAAGCTCTAACCAGACTGAATTGTGATAATGTCCTCGAATGCTTATATGGGATGAACGAAGCGGATATAATTGTGTTCAAGACTCTTGTAAAGCTCAGGGGTGCAAAAATAGATACTTTAAGTAAAACTCTTGGTAGGAGGGAAAACTCGGTTTATAAATCTCTGCAAAAGCTCATGCTTGCGGGGATAGTTACAAGAGACAAGAAAACGATCAATGATGGCGGATATTATTACATCTACAAGCCGGTAGATGTCGAAGAGCTGGCAAAGGAGATGATCAAGTTGCTTGACGACTGGTATAGGAGAATGAGAGAGGTAATCGATGAGTTTGTAGCATTGAACAGGAGTGCAAAAGAGGATCAGAAATGA
- a CDS encoding transcriptional regulator — MSKPPCMVIVKNILPALRAKIAKELIENYGLKRKDVAKLLGLTQSAVSQYMSSKRGLTGIQMIERSERASEVINELIEKLIKGEFSIDDEVDYICRICEILRDEDIV, encoded by the coding sequence ATGAGCAAACCACCCTGTATGGTTATTGTGAAAAACATACTTCCAGCTTTAAGAGCTAAAATTGCAAAAGAACTTATTGAAAATTATGGGTTGAAGAGGAAGGATGTTGCAAAGCTTCTGGGTTTAACACAATCAGCTGTATCACAGTATATGAGCAGCAAAAGGGGACTGACTGGAATCCAGATGATTGAAAGATCCGAGAGGGCAAGTGAGGTGATCAACGAACTGATTGAAAAGCTCATTAAGGGAGAATTCTCTATAGATGACGAAGTTGACTACATCTGCAGGATTTGCGAAATATTGAGAGACGAGGACATCGTTTAG
- the dapB gene encoding 4-hydroxy-tetrahydrodipicolinate reductase gives MISIAIAGSAGRMGKLLVANTVSDPELKLVQAFDVQRVGEDAGEVAGVGKTGVIISDNIDELNADVLIDFTVADSSIKNIKKACEKGVKLVVGTTGFDEEQWHEIESVISVPAVISPNFSIGVNIFWKILEFATPYLSSYDIEIVEIHHRFKKDSPSGTALKAGRLIKDILEKKGIKRELKFERSGLSPRGEEIGIFGIRGGDVVGEHTVFYFGNGERIEITHRALSRQAFASGAIQAAKWISRVEKPGIYTMDDVLGF, from the coding sequence ATGATCTCGATAGCAATTGCTGGTTCAGCTGGAAGAATGGGCAAGCTGCTGGTAGCAAATACCGTGAGCGATCCAGAGCTCAAGCTTGTTCAGGCTTTCGATGTTCAGAGAGTTGGTGAAGATGCAGGAGAGGTTGCAGGAGTTGGTAAAACCGGTGTGATTATTTCAGACAATATCGATGAGCTAAATGCAGATGTTCTGATAGATTTCACTGTGGCAGACTCTTCGATTAAGAACATAAAAAAAGCCTGTGAGAAAGGAGTTAAGCTTGTTGTTGGAACTACAGGATTTGACGAAGAACAGTGGCATGAGATCGAGAGCGTTATATCCGTTCCTGCAGTTATATCTCCGAACTTCAGCATTGGGGTGAACATCTTCTGGAAGATCCTCGAATTCGCAACACCTTATCTATCCAGCTACGATATAGAAATAGTCGAGATCCACCACAGGTTTAAAAAGGATTCTCCGAGCGGAACCGCTCTGAAAGCGGGAAGACTGATAAAAGACATTCTGGAGAAAAAAGGAATAAAAAGGGAATTAAAGTTCGAAAGAAGTGGATTGAGTCCGAGAGGAGAGGAAATAGGTATTTTTGGGATAAGAGGCGGAGATGTGGTTGGTGAGCATACGGTGTTCTATTTCGGCAATGGTGAAAGAATTGAGATAACCCATAGAGCATTGAGCAGGCAGGCATTCGCATCCGGAGCTATTCAGGCGGCGAAGTGGATAAGCAGGGTTGAGAAACCGGGAATATATACAATGGATGATGTACTTGGATTTTGA
- a CDS encoding MJ0307 family thioredoxin, with protein sequence MIKIKLLTSPTCPYCPMAADVVRKFVEKNKDVVAIEIPVNTDEGLKEAVKFGIRGVPALIINDQAVILGVPSMGELQRVVEQMRAY encoded by the coding sequence AAAAATTAAATTGCTTACATCCCCAACATGTCCGTACTGTCCGATGGCAGCGGATGTCGTGAGGAAGTTTGTTGAAAAGAATAAGGATGTAGTGGCGATAGAAATACCTGTGAACACTGATGAGGGACTGAAAGAAGCAGTGAAGTTCGGAATAAGGGGGGTTCCTGCCCTGATAATTAACGATCAGGCTGTAATACTTGGAGTTCCCAGCATGGGAGAACTTCAAAGAGTGGTTGAGCAGATGAGAGCTTACTAG
- a CDS encoding TPD domain-containing protein produces MEITHEEYLKLRKNLRNLSDLRNERYYRGMLFSILSQKKVDEVKVNYGKMISRAEELADFWEREKRFPRWFRLTPTMQIRILLKALEYSKKEIRNSFLNPNNIDDEDLRRETWKSIFTDYIYSPFAIKNQYVRGDLGEKILEEWLKSRDIEFKTEKDLRKEFSKTPDFYFPDGVNIAGEEIRWIESKALFGDFRIHWVYWKKQFSKYLEMFGNGFVIYWFGRVKEIDKVKFLKEDMFRNELARNLLEMKIYMTGIKGKSDRDLEHIVERYRIKNIFEVDSDFPDIGLEVARNGIDFEEVYSGEFIKAVTSVIDSFSKGPVLVVGDQRDWKKCRRRHIGWVLRNMGFQIVNLR; encoded by the coding sequence TTGGAGATAACACACGAAGAATACCTGAAGCTGAGAAAAAATTTAAGGAATCTATCGGATTTGAGAAATGAGAGATACTACCGAGGTATGCTCTTTTCGATACTATCTCAAAAGAAGGTTGATGAGGTAAAGGTTAATTACGGCAAAATGATCAGCAGAGCAGAAGAACTCGCAGATTTCTGGGAGAGGGAGAAGAGGTTCCCGAGATGGTTCAGGCTCACCCCAACAATGCAAATTAGGATACTCCTGAAAGCTCTCGAGTACTCGAAAAAGGAGATTAGAAACTCATTCTTAAATCCGAATAATATTGATGATGAAGATCTTAGAAGGGAGACCTGGAAGTCAATCTTTACAGATTACATCTACTCTCCTTTCGCAATAAAAAATCAGTATGTGAGGGGAGATCTTGGAGAAAAAATACTTGAGGAGTGGCTCAAATCCAGAGATATCGAGTTCAAAACCGAGAAGGATCTGAGGAAGGAGTTCTCAAAAACCCCAGACTTCTACTTCCCGGATGGTGTTAACATAGCCGGAGAAGAGATCAGATGGATTGAGAGCAAAGCTCTCTTTGGAGATTTCAGGATACACTGGGTTTACTGGAAAAAGCAGTTCTCAAAATACCTCGAGATGTTCGGGAATGGGTTCGTTATCTACTGGTTTGGCAGAGTTAAAGAGATTGACAAGGTAAAATTCCTGAAGGAAGACATGTTCAGAAATGAGTTAGCCAGAAACCTCCTTGAGATGAAAATATACATGACAGGGATTAAAGGCAAAAGTGATCGTGATCTTGAACATATAGTTGAAAGATACCGCATAAAAAACATCTTCGAAGTGGATTCCGATTTCCCAGACATTGGCTTAGAGGTTGCAAGGAATGGCATCGATTTTGAGGAGGTTTACTCCGGAGAGTTCATAAAAGCTGTCACATCTGTCATAGACTCTTTCTCAAAAGGCCCGGTTCTGGTTGTGGGGGATCAGAGAGACTGGAAAAAATGCAGAAGAAGACATATAGGATGGGTATTGAGAAATATGGGTTTTCAGATTGTTAATCTGAGGTAA
- a CDS encoding valine--tRNA ligase, protein MEEIEKEYRALEIEKKWLNLWDESMYYFDWNSRKPHYIIDTPPPYPTGSFHIGNTLNWCYIDFIARYKRMRGYEVMFPQGWDCHGLPTEVKVEEKHGISKNDVPRDVFRKMCVEFTEGNIKKMRETMKRMGFSIDWSNEYITMYPEYFKKTQISFVRMYDKGLIYRAYHPVIHCPRCQTTIALAEIEYKSGKTMLNYIKFDEDVVIATTRPELIPACVALAVHPDDERYKNIVGKEVTVPTTEYKVRVIADEEVDPEFGTGIVMICTFGDRQDVKWWKKHDLELRMILDRDGRLNEKAGRYQGLSIREARQKILEDLEKEGRVLKKEEIDHNVGTCWRCKTPVEIIAEEQWFVRIEHDRILDGARKIKWIPEHMFSRLVGWVEGMEWDWVISRQRIFATPIPAWYCKKCGEILVAKEEWLPVDPTKDYPKIPCPSCGSVEFVGEDDVLDTWMDSSITPLAITGWPYEHKEYPTHLRPQGHDIIRTWAFYTILRSLALADEIPWYEIVINGMVLGEDGRKMSKSLGNIISPEEVIEKYGADALRQWAASGSTGSDVIFTWKEVVSASRFQQKFWSILRFSVNHLKGYKPDSKDAEKLRLADRWILSKLNRVIEKAINSMDSYRFDETLKAIRGFAWYDLADDYLEIVKSRLYSGSEEEKVGAKYALYKTISALIRMLAPFTPFLAEECWNIFCKATESGNESVHKQSYPEVEEEFIDDDAEERGELMRRIISEIRKLKHDRNMALNAPLKSVMIYTEKEIDTRDIAGAVNSKVEILKEFPSIETRIKQLKPKYSIIGPKFRDKAKEIIKAVNSFGEKEMRKLLEEGYEIEVNGEKIFLEKDWFDAVEERVFAGKDVQVLEVEGVIVLVEI, encoded by the coding sequence TTGGAAGAAATTGAAAAAGAATACAGGGCTCTTGAAATTGAAAAGAAATGGCTTAATTTGTGGGATGAATCAATGTACTATTTTGACTGGAATTCCAGAAAACCACATTACATAATCGATACGCCTCCTCCCTATCCAACCGGATCATTTCATATTGGAAACACCCTCAACTGGTGTTATATTGATTTTATCGCGAGATACAAGAGGATGAGGGGATATGAAGTCATGTTCCCTCAGGGATGGGACTGTCATGGGCTTCCAACTGAGGTGAAGGTCGAGGAAAAGCATGGAATAAGCAAGAACGATGTTCCGAGAGACGTTTTCAGGAAGATGTGCGTTGAGTTTACCGAGGGAAACATAAAGAAAATGAGAGAGACCATGAAGAGAATGGGTTTCTCCATCGACTGGAGCAACGAGTACATAACAATGTATCCAGAGTACTTCAAGAAAACCCAGATTTCATTCGTGAGGATGTACGACAAAGGACTGATCTACAGAGCTTACCACCCAGTAATTCACTGTCCGAGATGTCAGACAACAATAGCACTGGCTGAGATTGAATACAAGTCTGGGAAGACAATGCTGAACTACATAAAGTTCGATGAAGATGTTGTTATCGCTACTACTCGTCCAGAATTGATTCCTGCATGTGTTGCTCTCGCTGTTCATCCGGATGATGAGAGGTACAAAAATATCGTTGGAAAAGAGGTTACAGTTCCGACAACCGAGTACAAGGTGAGGGTCATTGCCGATGAGGAGGTCGATCCCGAGTTTGGAACCGGGATCGTGATGATCTGTACCTTTGGAGACAGACAGGATGTCAAGTGGTGGAAGAAGCACGATCTGGAGCTCAGAATGATTCTTGACAGGGATGGGAGACTCAATGAGAAGGCCGGAAGATATCAGGGGCTTTCAATTAGAGAAGCCAGACAAAAAATACTTGAGGATCTTGAGAAGGAAGGCAGAGTTCTGAAGAAAGAGGAGATAGACCACAATGTTGGCACATGTTGGAGATGTAAAACTCCTGTGGAGATAATTGCCGAGGAGCAGTGGTTCGTCAGGATAGAGCATGACAGGATCCTAGATGGAGCGAGAAAGATAAAGTGGATCCCAGAGCACATGTTCAGCAGGCTCGTTGGATGGGTAGAGGGCATGGAGTGGGACTGGGTCATAAGCAGGCAGAGGATTTTCGCAACCCCGATTCCAGCTTGGTACTGCAAGAAATGCGGAGAGATTCTGGTTGCAAAGGAGGAATGGCTGCCAGTAGATCCGACAAAGGATTATCCAAAGATTCCATGCCCATCCTGTGGCTCAGTTGAGTTCGTGGGAGAGGACGATGTCCTGGACACATGGATGGATTCGAGCATAACCCCTCTGGCAATTACCGGATGGCCCTATGAGCATAAAGAGTATCCCACCCATCTTAGACCTCAGGGGCATGATATCATAAGAACATGGGCGTTCTATACAATACTCAGATCCCTAGCTCTTGCTGACGAGATACCTTGGTATGAGATCGTCATAAACGGGATGGTGCTGGGAGAAGATGGAAGAAAGATGAGCAAGAGCCTGGGTAACATAATCTCTCCTGAAGAGGTTATCGAGAAGTACGGTGCCGATGCTCTGAGGCAGTGGGCAGCCAGTGGCTCGACAGGTAGCGATGTGATATTCACATGGAAAGAAGTAGTTTCTGCGAGCAGATTCCAGCAGAAGTTCTGGAGCATACTCAGGTTCTCGGTCAACCACCTCAAGGGATATAAGCCAGACAGTAAGGATGCTGAAAAGCTGAGGCTTGCAGACAGGTGGATCCTCTCCAAGCTGAACAGAGTTATCGAGAAGGCAATAAACTCCATGGACTCATACAGGTTCGATGAGACGCTGAAGGCGATAAGGGGTTTTGCGTGGTACGATCTGGCTGACGATTATCTGGAGATCGTGAAGAGCAGGCTGTATTCTGGGAGTGAGGAGGAGAAGGTTGGGGCTAAATACGCACTCTACAAGACGATCTCAGCACTCATAAGAATGCTCGCACCTTTCACACCATTCCTCGCTGAGGAGTGCTGGAACATATTCTGCAAAGCAACAGAATCAGGAAACGAGAGCGTACATAAACAGAGCTACCCGGAGGTTGAGGAGGAGTTCATAGATGACGATGCTGAAGAAAGAGGAGAGCTGATGAGGAGGATAATCTCAGAGATAAGGAAGCTGAAGCACGACAGAAATATGGCTCTAAATGCTCCGCTAAAATCCGTGATGATCTATACGGAAAAGGAAATCGATACAAGAGATATTGCTGGGGCTGTGAACAGCAAAGTGGAAATTCTCAAGGAGTTTCCATCCATTGAGACCAGAATCAAGCAGTTGAAGCCCAAGTATAGCATCATAGGGCCAAAATTCAGGGACAAAGCGAAAGAGATCATCAAAGCTGTTAACAGCTTTGGAGAGAAAGAAATGAGAAAACTTCTGGAAGAGGGCTACGAAATCGAAGTAAATGGAGAAAAGATCTTTCTCGAAAAGGACTGGTTTGATGCTGTTGAGGAGAGAGTTTTCGCCGGGAAGGATGTGCAGGTGTTGGAGGTTGAAGGTGTGATAGTGCTCGTGGAGATCTAA
- a CDS encoding coiled-coil protein: MMLEKLMERKEQLEKEVQELTKKRDELNKAAREYADKRDELNSLVRELLAKVKEIKEKRDENNKKAKELKQKKNSLNREIDKLYRELDKLRKSIDKGGRPLSEIEKEIRRLEFRQQTAVLTIDKERALVERIAKLKKELEERKYQLERHEEFKRLIARIKELKEKVREIHQEMMEFVEEADKYHAEMTKTFQEIDEKRSEADKMHEMFVNSKKEADRIHNEIIKHRKDLKDLDKVIKALKAKQARSRVDREKEELIRKAKEIYEMFKRGEKLETEDLLLLQRAGLI, encoded by the coding sequence ATGATGCTGGAAAAACTAATGGAGAGGAAGGAACAGTTGGAAAAAGAGGTTCAAGAGCTTACGAAAAAGAGGGATGAGCTGAATAAAGCTGCGAGAGAATATGCAGATAAGAGGGATGAGCTGAATTCTCTTGTCAGAGAGCTTCTTGCGAAGGTTAAGGAGATCAAGGAAAAGAGAGATGAAAACAACAAGAAGGCGAAGGAACTAAAGCAGAAGAAGAATTCGCTGAACAGAGAAATTGACAAGCTTTACAGGGAGCTTGACAAGCTCAGAAAGTCGATAGATAAGGGCGGCAGACCACTCTCAGAAATAGAGAAAGAAATAAGGAGGCTCGAGTTCAGACAGCAGACTGCGGTGCTTACAATAGACAAGGAGAGGGCGTTGGTTGAGAGGATTGCCAAGCTGAAGAAGGAGCTTGAAGAAAGGAAGTATCAGCTTGAGAGGCACGAGGAGTTTAAGAGGCTGATTGCCAGAATAAAAGAGCTGAAAGAGAAGGTCAGAGAGATCCATCAGGAGATGATGGAGTTCGTCGAGGAGGCTGATAAGTACCACGCTGAGATGACGAAGACTTTCCAGGAGATAGATGAAAAGAGGAGCGAAGCTGACAAGATGCACGAGATGTTCGTTAACAGCAAGAAGGAAGCCGACAGAATACATAATGAGATAATCAAACACAGGAAGGATCTAAAAGATCTCGACAAGGTCATAAAGGCTCTGAAGGCCAAGCAGGCGAGAAGCAGGGTTGACAGGGAGAAGGAAGAGCTTATAAGGAAGGCAAAGGAAATCTACGAGATGTTCAAGAGAGGAGAGAAGCTCGAAACCGAGGATCTGCTGCTCCTCCAAAGAGCAGGACTTATCTAA
- a CDS encoding NMD3-related protein, protein MEVKHPAILQLRNLPLTNLQRVLERKGFEFEIEKAKKGYDVYFSDVNDARKFISDLKRNYRFKIKMSTKYAGLRKGRVRVLFVYSLRGEEIGEE, encoded by the coding sequence GTGGAAGTAAAGCACCCTGCAATTCTGCAGCTCAGAAACCTGCCCCTCACTAACTTACAGAGGGTTCTTGAAAGGAAGGGATTTGAGTTCGAGATAGAAAAGGCGAAGAAGGGGTATGATGTCTACTTCTCAGATGTAAATGATGCCAGAAAGTTCATTTCGGATTTGAAGAGGAACTACAGATTCAAAATTAAGATGAGTACGAAGTACGCGGGGCTGAGGAAAGGCAGGGTCAGGGTGCTTTTTGTTTACTCGCTGAGAGGAGAAGAAATAGGAGAAGAATAG